Part of the Kamptonema formosum PCC 6407 genome, AATTAAATCAACTGCGGCCACGCCAAAAGCTGAAGCAATTAATCTTTCTAGCGGCGAAGGAGTTCCCCCGCGTTGAATATGTCCCAAAACAGTTACTCGCGTTTCCGCACCGCTACATTCAGAAATTGCATCAGCTAAATGCTGACCAATTCCCCCTAATCTGCGCTGTCCTAAGCGATTTGTATGTATCACTTGTTCGCCTTCTTCAGTGCGGACGGCCTCAGCGACAATAATTAAGCAGTAGTTTTTTCCCTGTTCTTGGCGTTCTTGGATTTTGGCACAGATATTAGATAATGTGTAAGGAATTTCAGGAATGAGAATTACATCTGCACCCCCAGCAATGCCGGCACTAATTGCAATGTGTCCAGCATCCCGTCCCATGACTTCCATAATCATCACCCGCGAATGGCTAGCGGCGGTGAAATGCAAGCGATCTAATGCTTCTGTGGCAATATTAACTGCGGTATCAAAACCGATGGAACGTTCGGTAATTCCAACATCATTATCAATAGTTTTAGGAATAGCAACTAAGTTGATATTGCCTTGTTGAGCAATTCGCTGGAGAATTGCTAGACTGCCGTCACCGCCAATGCCAATTAAGGCATCTAGTCCGAGTTGATTATAGCCTTCAATGATATCGGCGGTGCGATCGCACAAGCTGCCATCAGGCATGGGAAATGCAAAAGGATCTCCCTTATTTGTCGTGCCTAGCATTGTACCGCCAGCCGTGAGCCAAGGGTCAACTTTTTCAATATCGAGGGAAATTGCCTGTGGAGGACGGTTCATCAATCCGTTAGTGGCTTGACGAATTCCTAGAACTTCCCAATTATATGTTCCCGTTGCGCGGTAAACCACTGCTCGAATTACAGCGTTTAAGCCTGCACAATCTCCTCCACTGGTGAGGATGCCAATGCGTTTATGTTCTCCCATTCATACGCCCGTAATGCGATCAAGGCATTAGCATATCAAGTTTAGGGGTACGCCAAACGTATCTTAAAAAGATTGTAGACTTGGTGATGTCTACTGATTAACTTATGTAACAATAGAAGAAGGGGCTAGGGGCTAGGGGCTAGGGGCTAGGGAAGAAGGAAGAAGGAAGAGGGAAGAAGGGGAGACTGGGAGAATTTTTCCTCAATTAGCAATTAGCAATTAGCAATTAGCAATTAGCAATTAGCCATTACCCATTATCCAAAGTTTTAACAGTCAAAACCTGCGGCGGCGAAGCATCAGGCGGATAGAGAAAATCGACCTCAACAAGTCGTCTTTCTCCCGATGACATCTTCAATTTTACTAAAGGTTCCCCCTGCTGTCCACGCCGCTGCATTAAATGCACGTAGCGAGTTTGAGGAATTCTACTATCATCAGTGTAGCGAAGCCTTACTGTACCGCGAAAAAAGATTTGATTAGCTGGCGGTTCTAAAAAACTCAATCCTCCCAAAGTTAACCGATCTGTTTTAATTGGAGTTTGAATAGCTATAGTAATATTTTGAGTTTCGCTAGTAGAATTATCAAGGGGTAAACTAAGGTTATATTCAATTCCATAATTGCCGTGAGCAAAGTAGGCTGTATCTGAATATCTTACCAACATCCGAGCACTTTGCACTCGATCCGTGCCTAACATTCCGCGAGGAAGTGTAGATAAACCATAGGAAAAGGCTTTTCCTGGTTGGGGAATACTCAGTTTAGATTCACCAGATTTATCAACTAGGTTAGCTTGCCATCGCGAACCTAAAGCAACTCCAGCAACTCTCCCATAAATGATTCGATCTTCTGTTTTTTCCGGGGGAGTTGGCGCGAGATCGCGGGGCCCGGCAACATCACTATTCTCTAATAAATTTTCCCATTCTTCTAAACTAGGTGCGCGTTCATTTCCTAACGCATCCAGAGGCGCAAACATTGCCAAGTTAGCTATATAAATTTTACCATTACTTCGCAATCGCATCAAGGTAGAGCGCCCATTTAGCGGCGGTTCTAGTTCCCGTACTGGGATAGAATAATTCATTAAAATCTGGCTTTTTCCAGGTAAAATTATTAATTGTGCAGGCACATCAGATTGCCGCTTTCCTCTGAGGATATCACTCATCACGCGACTACCAGGCCCCGCGTAGATATTGCCATCAAGATTGTTTGCATAAGGCGGCAAATCGATAAAAGGTGCATCAGGTTGACTCAGATAGCTTGCGGCCTGTAAGACATCAACTTTCACTGGTTGATTGCTGGGATTGTGTAAAATCAATCCCTGGTATAATGTACGCAAATTTTCGGGCGACCCTTTAGCAATATGGTGAGCAAATATATCAAATCTTCCCTCAAAAGGAAAGTTTAGGTGAGCCTGGGGATATTGTTTGCCATTTGGGGGAAAAGTTGAAAGTAAAATCCCCTCTTTTAACACTAATTCTGGGCTATTACTGTTAAAGGTTGGTACATTATCTAACTGTCCCGGTAAAGGACGTACTTCTTGAATTTGGACAATTTCTTGAGGTGGAGGTGATGTTTGACTGAGGTGGATAATTGGTAAAAAAGGTAGCATTATTTTAACTTAGCTTTGTGTAGTTCTGCTCTCAAAAAAGAACCGCTTGTTTTTGCCAAAGATTCTTTAAACTATTTTACAGTCATATCTAGCTGTGCGATCGCCTTCTAATGATAAAATTTTATGAATCATTGGTACTAAAAGATTAATGACGCGACAGCCTCACGATCAATTTGCCAAACAGTATTTAGCTGAACTACTAGCATCACTAGGAGAAGTAAATGTTAGCCGCGAAGTAAGTGGCGAAGTTCGCCAAATCGATGTCTGGTTTGCACCCGCACCGCAACCTACTGGCGATCGGCAAAATTTAGGATTACTTGGTAAAATAGTATCGAGTCCATGTTTGCTGGAACCTTTTCGGAATCAACCCAGCAAAACAGAGATTCGTAGCTGTATCCTCAAACTATTTTCCCTGCAAAGTGAGTTGCAGCGGCAAGCTAGACGTGAGGATGATGCTATTACTGAAACTGAGTTACCTCAATTGTGGATTTTGACAACTTCAGCTTCGGCTAGCTTACTCGATAGTTTTCGATTTACACTAGATCTAGATAACTAGTGTCAAGGGGTTTACTTTCTAGGCGAGGCGATGAAAACAGCAATTGTTGCAATTAATCAATTGCCAACTACGCCAGATACGCTATGGTTGAGAATTCTCGGAAAAGGGAGAACTCAGCAGCAAGCTATTGATGAAATCATCGCACTACCTGAAACAAATTCCTTACGCACCAATATTTTAGAACTGGTTTCAACCTGGCGAGTTAATCTACAAACAAAACAAGATTTAACTGAAGAAGATCGGGAGTTAATTATGAATTTAACACCAGCTTATGTCCAATGGCGAGAAGAAACTTTGCTACAGGGACGACAGATAGGAGTAGAGATAGGACGCTTTGAAGAACGGCGTATTCTTGTAGAAAACTTGTTAATAGCTAGGTTTGGGTCTATTGATGAAGCACTATTAGCAGTGCTTGAACCAATGCTTGAATTACCGCCGCAAGAGTTAACGCGAATGCTGCTTGAATTATCTCGCGAAGATTTGTTAACTAGATTTGGAAATAGAGAGAATTAATGATGAATCAAATCGCAAATTATGGCTCTTGGAAATCACCGATTACCTCAGATTTAATTGTCTCTGGTACAATTGGACTAGGGGGAATTTCCCTAGATGGCGATGATATTTACTGGATGGAAGGAAGGCCGTCGGAAGGCGGACGTAATGTCATTGTGCGTCGGACATCAGATGGTAAAATAGCAGATGTCACACCACCACCTTTTAATGTTCGCACTCGCGTACATGAATATGGTGGCGGCGCGTTTTTAGTTGCCGATCGCACAGTCTATTTTTCCAACTTTACCGATCAACGCCTTTACTGTCAAACAATTGATTCAGAACCTCAACCGTTAACACCTGTCGGTGACTGGCGTTATGCAGATGGCATCATCGATCGCCAACGAAATCGCCTCATTTATATCCGAGAAGATCATACCACTGGCAGCGAACCTGTTAACACAATAGTTAGCATTAATTTGGATAATGGTGAAGATATCCAAATTTTAGCTCATGGCCATGACTTTTACGCTTCGCCGCGCCTAAGTCCAGATAACTCTCAACTGTGTTGGATTAGTTGGAACCATCCAAATATGCCTTGGGATGGTACAGAATTATGGGTGGCAGAGATAAAAGCTGACGGTTATTTAGGTGAAAAACAATTAGTTGCAGGCGGAGTTAGCGAGTCTATTTTTCAACCTGAATGGTCAAGGGATGGAGTATTATATTTTGTTAGCGATCGTTCTAACTGGTGGAATTTCTATCGCTGGAAACCAATCCAGTTAACAAGTGAGACAAACTCCTTAAAAAAATGGGGAGGGGAAATCGAACCTCTGTGCGAAATGCCTGCTGAATTTGGACTTCCCCAATGGGTTTTTGGGATGTTAACTTATGCCTTTGTTTCAGGTGATAGAATTATCTGTACTTATACTCAACAAGGCATCTGGCATCTAGCTAGTATCGATCTCAAAACAAAACAGTTAACAACAATTGAGACTCCTTACACTGATATTTCAGGAATTAAATCCCACGACGACCGAGTTGTTTTTCTAGCAGGTTCTCCTACAGAATCCACAGCTATTGTACAACTAGATTTAGCAACAAATCAATTACAAGTGCTGCGGCGTGCTAGTGAATTAACCATCGATTCTGGTTATCTCTCTAACCCCGAACCCATAGAGTTTCCTACAGAAAACGGACAGACAGCTTACGCTTTCTTTTACCCTCCCAAAAACCGGGATTACACTGCACCTGCTGAGGAAAAACCTCCCCTGGTTGTTAAAAGTCATGGCGGCCCAACTGCTGCCACTTCTAGCAGTTTCAATTTAAAAATTCAATACTGGACAAGTCGCGGTTTTGCTGTCCTTGATGTCAATTACGGTGGTAGCACTGGTTACGGACGCGAATACCGCCAAAGACTAAAAGATCGATGGGGGATTGTTGATGTTGATGACTGTACTAACGGTGCAAAGTATTTAGCTGAAAAGGGATTAGTAGATAGCCAAAAAATGGCGATTGCCGGTGGTAGTGCAGGCGGTTATACTACTCTGTGCGCTCTCACTTTTCGAGACGTTTTTAAGGCGGGTGCGAGTTATTATGGAGTGAGTGATTTAGAAGCTTTAGCCACAGATACTCACAAATTTGAGTCGCGCTACTTAGATGAATTAATTGGCCCTTATCCTGAACGGCAAGATTTGTATAAACAGCGCTCTCCCATTCATTTTACTGAACGCCTATCTTGTCCAGTAATTTTCTTTCAAGGATTAGAAGATAGAGTTGTACCACCAAACCAAGCTGAGATGATGGTAGCTGCAATTAAAGCCAAAGGTTTGCCAGTGGCATACATTACTTTTGAAGGGGAACAACACGGTTTTCGTCGTGCTGAAAATATCAAAAAAACGCTCGACGGCGAATTCTATTTCTACTCGCGAGTATTTGGATTTGAACTAGCTGATGCTATAGAAGAAGTGCCTATTGCTAATCTTTAGCACTCCTCTGACTATTAGGTAGAGTGGGTTAAGCCACTCTACTAAGTTTGATTGTATTTAACTTACATAACACAGCACTAGCTTATCCCTCTTAGGGCAGATTTTACAAAAATTGACATCACTCCAATGGAATAATGTGCATTCGTAAATTTAGCTGCTGTTAAATTATGTTACAGCTTAAACTTATTACAGAGTAAAAGCGATCGCCTTAGCAATCCTGACATTGGCTTTCACGGCATAGATTCTTCCCCTCCTGATAGCTTGCGGTGAAATAACAGTTAAAGCAGATATTGTTTTCTTCAAGGCTCTATGCTATCATCCAAACCATACTCGCTATCGAGTACAAATTTAAAAGTAGTCACAACCTCAACCCTAGTTGAGTGAGTGAGTAGATGTCGTTTGACAGCAGCGTTGAAAATAAAACTTTTTGCGGATCGATCTCAAAAAGCTTATCCTCAACAATAACCGCGTCTTTAGACTCGGAACTGTCAAAAAATAATAACAACTCCGTTGAGTACAAGGTTACTGATTCAAACTGTCAGCTAACCGCAAACACATTAACGTTCACAGACAAATTTAACTTAACCAAACTCAACCTAATTGATAGTAATGACTTACATTTCTATCAAAAATAGGCAATTAAGCAGGTGCAGCTTATTAGTTGCGCTTGCGGCGGCTATTTAAACTTATGTATAACAGCCGCTAGAAATATTGAAGTGCCAGTAACGGAAAAAGCGATCGCCAATGATACGTAGTAGGAAAAATTCTGAAACGGATTGTAGGTTTAAGCGATAAAAACCGATACTAGCAGACTTTTGAGCAAGCTTAAAACACGCTAAAAATTGGTATTCTCGCTCTAAATTTGCTAGTAAATAAATAACTATAAAACTAGCACCTGATAGGTAAGAAAATCTCTTAAAGCGTATTGATACCAGACAACTCTATCAGTAAAAATAAGGCTACAAAATTCTTAGCTGTAGGTAGTTTTAAAACTATTTTAAAACTATTGTATTAATTGTTCGCACCGAACAGTTTTTCGGTGCTAAACAGTGCGTAAACAGCTTAATTTGGATTTTAGTCTTGAGAGAGTGTTGAGCTAAATATAACTCAGCACCGCTTCTGTTTGCTTTAATAAATAGGGCAAAAAACTTGAGTAAATCTAATTCATTAAAAATGATTTTAGATGTACAATTAAAAGCTAAGTATCGTTATTTAACTGAGTTCTTTACTGAATATTACTCCTATGAACGTGGATTTTATCAAAGCCCAAGTCAGGTTATTGCAGGGTGCAAGTGCCTCCGAGCAAGAAACCAGACTAAAGAATATCGGTGTTTGTGCGGGAGTTATCAAGGCTGGAGAGTATCTAACACCGCAGCGCCGACACGCCGTTACTCTCTGGCTGCGAGCTAATGCAGTTCGCCTCCGGCTTCCGCAACTCCCGATTGAATTTGCAGTGGAAAAAAGATCGCAATCAAGCAGTTAAATAATAATCTACCCGTCAATCATAATCTGCACCAGTTTCGTAACTTTTCTATCTATCAGCTCTCCATTTTCTCAATAGTTTACTCTTCTAACAAAATCCCTATAAATCACTTTAAAAGGAGGTTGAAAAATTACAGTTTAGAGTTTAGATAGAGTTGTATGTTATTGCGTTTTAACGCTAAAGTGCAACAATATACTTGGGAGCATCCAAATTTCGGATTAAATTTTCATGCAGTTTCGGGTGCTCCCCCGCACTTTTTGAGTATATTATAGCAACCGCCAAGGCGGTTTAAGAGGGGCTAGGGGCTAGGGTCTAGGGGCTAGGGAAGACGGAAGAAGGGTTTAGAATCAGGGTTTTAAATTCAGAATGTCCTAACTGCCTTGGCAACTGCTATATTTAATTCCGATTGCCTAGTCGCGGCACTTTATACCAGCATCAAAGACTTTTTTATCCCTTGTTGAGGTTTCTACCCGCCATCCATGCTCCTATCTCTCCGAATTGAAAACTTTGCCTTAATCGATAGTCTAAATATCGATTTTGGCCCCGGTTTAAACGTCTTTACAGGCGAAACAGGTGCAGGTAAATCAATTATCTTAGATGCTCTAGATGCTACTTTAGGTGGCAAAATTGACCGTCGCGCCATTCGTACAGGAACAGCGCGGGCAATATTAGAAGCTACTTTTGAGTTAGATCGATCTGCGGTTCAATGGCTGAACGAACAAGAAATAGAACTGATAGATGGAAACTTAGCAGTTTGTAGCCGAGAACTTACGGCTGCTAGCGGTGCATTTCGCAGCCGATCGCGCTTAAATGGTATTCTCGTTAATCGCCAACTGATGGATCAATTGCGCGATCGCCTCGTTGAAATTACCGCCCAAGGTCAAACAGTACAACTCGGACAACCCGCCCTTCAGCGTGAATGGCTCGACTTCTACGGGGGTTCGGAACTCATTAATCATCGCCAAGCAGTAGCCGCCGCCTATACCGCCGCCCAACAAGCCGCCGCCGCCCTCACGCGCAGACGACAATCCGAACAACAACGCTTGCAAAGGCTCGATCTCTTGGAATATCAAGTCCGCGAACTTGGTGAAGCCAACCTCAGCCAACCAGACGAACAAGAACAACTCGAACAAGAACGTACTCGACTCGCCCACATCGTAGAACTACAAGAGAAAAGTTACAAGATTTATCAAGCCCTCTACCAGAATGATACCGGGGCCGCCGCCGCCGGCGATTTGCTCAGCCTTGCGGAAAGTTCCCTCAGCGATATGACAGTTTATGACCCCCAATTGCAGCCCATACTAGAAATGGTCAGCGACGCTTTAGCTCAAGTGACAGAAGCAGGTAGGCAAATTAGCAGCTATGGCGAACAATTAGAGACAGATCCTCAAAGACTTGAAGAAGTAGAAGAACGGATTCGGGAACTGAAACAA contains:
- a CDS encoding DUF3370 domain-containing protein: MLPFLPIIHLSQTSPPPQEIVQIQEVRPLPGQLDNVPTFNSNSPELVLKEGILLSTFPPNGKQYPQAHLNFPFEGRFDIFAHHIAKGSPENLRTLYQGLILHNPSNQPVKVDVLQAASYLSQPDAPFIDLPPYANNLDGNIYAGPGSRVMSDILRGKRQSDVPAQLIILPGKSQILMNYSIPVRELEPPLNGRSTLMRLRSNGKIYIANLAMFAPLDALGNERAPSLEEWENLLENSDVAGPRDLAPTPPEKTEDRIIYGRVAGVALGSRWQANLVDKSGESKLSIPQPGKAFSYGLSTLPRGMLGTDRVQSARMLVRYSDTAYFAHGNYGIEYNLSLPLDNSTSETQNITIAIQTPIKTDRLTLGGLSFLEPPANQIFFRGTVRLRYTDDSRIPQTRYVHLMQRRGQQGEPLVKLKMSSGERRLVEVDFLYPPDASPPQVLTVKTLDNG
- a CDS encoding RpnC/YadD family protein, producing the protein MKTAIVAINQLPTTPDTLWLRILGKGRTQQQAIDEIIALPETNSLRTNILELVSTWRVNLQTKQDLTEEDRELIMNLTPAYVQWREETLLQGRQIGVEIGRFEERRILVENLLIARFGSIDEALLAVLEPMLELPPQELTRMLLELSREDLLTRFGNREN
- the recN gene encoding DNA repair protein RecN, encoding MLLSLRIENFALIDSLNIDFGPGLNVFTGETGAGKSIILDALDATLGGKIDRRAIRTGTARAILEATFELDRSAVQWLNEQEIELIDGNLAVCSRELTAASGAFRSRSRLNGILVNRQLMDQLRDRLVEITAQGQTVQLGQPALQREWLDFYGGSELINHRQAVAAAYTAAQQAAAALTRRRQSEQQRLQRLDLLEYQVRELGEANLSQPDEQEQLEQERTRLAHIVELQEKSYKIYQALYQNDTGAAAAGDLLSLAESSLSDMTVYDPQLQPILEMVSDALAQVTEAGRQISSYGEQLETDPQRLEEVEERIRELKQICRKYGPLSEAIAYYQNIQIELKELHDGGESMEALEQAHIAAFEQLKSECHTLTLKRKAAALKLETRLVEELKPLAMEKVQFQVEISPCSPTAGGADAIAFCFSPNPGEPMQPLGAIASGGEMSRFLLALKACFSQIDSSETLIFDEIDVGVSGRVAQAIAQKLYQLTHRHQVLCVTHQPLVAAMADSHFRVNKQIIADAGDGREREDGGEFSSLATPNPPEIRTVVRVTLLDNQEKRREELAQLASGRSATEAIAFAESLLAEAAILRQTHSEQQAIDLKSQNHTRGSHQKTYTDKKRKS
- a CDS encoding S9 family peptidase — translated: MMNQIANYGSWKSPITSDLIVSGTIGLGGISLDGDDIYWMEGRPSEGGRNVIVRRTSDGKIADVTPPPFNVRTRVHEYGGGAFLVADRTVYFSNFTDQRLYCQTIDSEPQPLTPVGDWRYADGIIDRQRNRLIYIREDHTTGSEPVNTIVSINLDNGEDIQILAHGHDFYASPRLSPDNSQLCWISWNHPNMPWDGTELWVAEIKADGYLGEKQLVAGGVSESIFQPEWSRDGVLYFVSDRSNWWNFYRWKPIQLTSETNSLKKWGGEIEPLCEMPAEFGLPQWVFGMLTYAFVSGDRIICTYTQQGIWHLASIDLKTKQLTTIETPYTDISGIKSHDDRVVFLAGSPTESTAIVQLDLATNQLQVLRRASELTIDSGYLSNPEPIEFPTENGQTAYAFFYPPKNRDYTAPAEEKPPLVVKSHGGPTAATSSSFNLKIQYWTSRGFAVLDVNYGGSTGYGREYRQRLKDRWGIVDVDDCTNGAKYLAEKGLVDSQKMAIAGGSAGGYTTLCALTFRDVFKAGASYYGVSDLEALATDTHKFESRYLDELIGPYPERQDLYKQRSPIHFTERLSCPVIFFQGLEDRVVPPNQAEMMVAAIKAKGLPVAYITFEGEQHGFRRAENIKKTLDGEFYFYSRVFGFELADAIEEVPIANL
- a CDS encoding ATP-dependent 6-phosphofructokinase — translated: MGEHKRIGILTSGGDCAGLNAVIRAVVYRATGTYNWEVLGIRQATNGLMNRPPQAISLDIEKVDPWLTAGGTMLGTTNKGDPFAFPMPDGSLCDRTADIIEGYNQLGLDALIGIGGDGSLAILQRIAQQGNINLVAIPKTIDNDVGITERSIGFDTAVNIATEALDRLHFTAASHSRVMIMEVMGRDAGHIAISAGIAGGADVILIPEIPYTLSNICAKIQERQEQGKNYCLIIVAEAVRTEEGEQVIHTNRLGQRRLGGIGQHLADAISECSGAETRVTVLGHIQRGGTPSPLERLIASAFGVAAVDLIAEGKYDQMVTWQKREVVSVPLSDAIAKYSAVNPKGTLVKTARGLGICLGD